The following proteins are co-located in the Pseudomonas antarctica genome:
- a CDS encoding TetR/AcrR family transcriptional regulator, producing MHKEPRKVREFRRREQEILDTALKLFLEQGEDSVTVEMIADAVGIGKGTIYKHFKSKAEIYLRLMLDYERDLNELLHSADVDKDKEALSRAYFEFRMRDPQRYRLFDRLEEKVVKGHQVPEMVEELHKIRASNFERLTLLIKGRISEGKLEDVPPYFHYCAAWALVHGAVALYHSPFWSNVLEDQEGFFQFLMDIGVRMGNKRKHSAELPGAEPKSADTSAT from the coding sequence ATGCACAAAGAACCCCGTAAGGTCCGTGAGTTTCGCCGCCGTGAGCAGGAAATTCTCGACACCGCACTCAAGTTATTCCTTGAACAAGGTGAAGACAGTGTCACCGTCGAGATGATTGCGGATGCCGTGGGTATCGGCAAAGGCACGATCTACAAGCACTTCAAATCCAAGGCCGAGATTTACCTGCGCCTGATGCTCGACTATGAGCGCGACTTGAACGAACTGCTGCATTCGGCTGACGTGGACAAGGACAAGGAAGCCCTGTCCCGTGCCTACTTCGAGTTCCGCATGCGTGATCCGCAGCGCTACCGCCTGTTCGACCGGCTGGAAGAGAAGGTGGTCAAAGGCCATCAGGTGCCGGAAATGGTCGAGGAGCTGCACAAGATCCGCGCCTCGAACTTCGAACGCCTGACCTTGCTGATCAAGGGCCGCATCAGTGAAGGCAAGCTTGAAGATGTGCCGCCTTATTTCCACTACTGCGCTGCCTGGGCGTTGGTGCACGGCGCGGTTGCGCTGTACCACTCGCCGTTCTGGAGCAATGTGCTGGAGGATCAGGAAGGTTTCTTCCAGTTCCTGATGGATATCGGCGTGCGCATGGGCAACAAGCGCAAGCACAGCGCTGAACTGCCAGGCGCTGAGCCGAAGAGTGCCGACACCTCTGCTACTTAA
- a CDS encoding TatD family hydrolase, producing the protein MLVDSHCHLDRLDLAQHGGSLDAALEAARQRGVGHFLCIGVSAENAADVKALADRYADVDCSVGIHPLDLKPGEAPALDWLLGELNHPRVVAIGETGLDYHYEPEAAELQQASFRLHLHAAQQTGKPVIVHTRGARADTLTLLREAALPQAGVLHCFTEDWDMAKAALDLGFYISLSGIVTFRNADALRDVARQVPADRLLVETDSPYLAPIPHRGKPNLPEYVRDVADYLAMLRGESYERFAEQTTENFKRLFPLAHVAR; encoded by the coding sequence ATGCTCGTAGATTCCCATTGCCACCTTGATCGCCTCGACCTTGCCCAGCACGGCGGCTCCCTCGATGCCGCCCTTGAGGCAGCGCGCCAGCGCGGAGTAGGGCACTTCTTGTGCATCGGCGTGAGCGCCGAAAACGCTGCCGACGTCAAAGCACTGGCCGATCGGTATGCCGATGTCGATTGCTCGGTAGGCATCCACCCGCTGGACCTCAAGCCCGGTGAAGCACCGGCCCTCGATTGGCTATTGGGCGAACTCAACCACCCCCGTGTGGTGGCCATTGGCGAAACCGGCCTGGACTATCACTACGAGCCGGAGGCCGCCGAGTTGCAGCAGGCCTCGTTTCGCCTGCACCTGCACGCCGCGCAGCAAACCGGCAAACCGGTGATCGTCCACACCCGCGGCGCCCGCGCCGACACGCTGACCCTGCTGCGCGAAGCGGCGTTGCCCCAGGCCGGCGTGCTGCACTGTTTCACCGAAGACTGGGACATGGCCAAGGCCGCCCTGGACCTGGGCTTCTACATTTCCCTGTCCGGTATCGTCACCTTCCGCAATGCCGACGCCTTGCGCGACGTTGCGCGCCAGGTGCCTGCCGACCGCCTGCTGGTGGAAACCGACTCGCCGTACCTGGCGCCGATCCCCCATCGCGGCAAGCCGAACCTGCCGGAATATGTGCGCGACGTGGCGGATTACCTGGCAATGCTGCGGGGTGAGTCGTACGAGCGCTTTGCCGAGCAGACCACCGAGAACTTCAAGCGGTTGTTCCCGCTGGCCCACGTCGCCAGGTAA
- a CDS encoding DNA polymerase III subunit delta': protein MAEAYPWQDSLWQQLAGRAQHAHAYLLHGPIGIGKRALAERLMASLLCQRPVNLEACGECKSCLLLKAGSHPDNYLLEPEEADKAIKVDQVRDLVSFVVQTAQMGGRKVVLIEPVEAMNINAANALLKSLEEPSGDTVLLLVSHQSSRLLPTIRSRCVQQACPLPSEALSLQWLAQALPECSQEERVELLTLAAGSPLAAVKLQAQGVREQRALVVEGVKKLLKQEQSATQLAEGAWKDIPLLLLFDWFCDWSSLILRYQLTQDESGLGLPDMRKVVQYLAQKSAQDKVLNIQDWILAQRQKVLGKANLNRVLLLEALLVQWVGLLGRR from the coding sequence GTGGCTGAAGCCTATCCGTGGCAGGACAGTCTCTGGCAACAATTGGCCGGCCGCGCCCAGCATGCCCACGCCTATTTGCTGCACGGGCCGATCGGTATCGGCAAGCGCGCATTGGCCGAGCGGCTCATGGCCAGCCTGCTGTGCCAGCGCCCGGTCAATCTGGAAGCCTGCGGCGAGTGCAAATCCTGCCTGTTGCTCAAGGCCGGAAGCCACCCCGATAACTATTTGCTGGAACCCGAGGAAGCCGACAAGGCGATCAAGGTCGACCAGGTGCGTGACCTGGTCAGCTTTGTGGTGCAGACCGCGCAGATGGGCGGGCGCAAGGTGGTCCTGATCGAGCCGGTGGAAGCGATGAACATCAACGCCGCCAACGCCTTGCTCAAGAGCCTGGAAGAACCCTCGGGTGATACGGTGCTGTTGCTGGTGAGCCATCAGTCCAGCCGCTTGTTGCCGACCATTCGCAGCCGCTGTGTTCAACAGGCCTGCCCTTTGCCAAGCGAAGCCCTGAGCTTGCAGTGGCTGGCCCAGGCGCTGCCTGAGTGTTCGCAGGAAGAACGGGTCGAGCTGCTGACCCTGGCCGCCGGTTCACCGCTGGCTGCCGTGAAGCTGCAAGCCCAAGGCGTGCGCGAGCAGCGCGCGCTGGTGGTGGAGGGCGTCAAAAAGCTGCTCAAGCAAGAGCAGTCCGCGACGCAACTGGCCGAAGGCGCCTGGAAAGACATTCCCTTGTTGTTGCTGTTCGACTGGTTCTGCGACTGGTCGAGCCTGATCCTGCGCTACCAGTTGACCCAGGATGAAAGCGGCTTGGGCCTGCCGGATATGCGCAAGGTGGTGCAGTACCTCGCGCAGAAAAGCGCGCAAGACAAGGTGCTGAATATTCAGGACTGGATTCTGGCCCAGCGCCAGAAGGTTCTCGGCAAAGCCAACCTCAACCGCGTGCTGTTGCTTGAAGCGCTGCTGGTGCAGTGGGTCGGCCTGCTCGGCCGCCGTTAA
- the tmk gene encoding dTMP kinase has protein sequence MTGLFITLEGPEGAGKSTNRDYLAERLRAEGVEVVLTREPGGTPLAERIREVLLAPGEEQMNPDTELLLVFAARAQHLAEVIRPALARGAVVICDRFTDSTYAYQGGGRGLSLERIAALETFVQGDLRPDLTLLFDLPVEVGMARASARGRLDRFELEGHAFFEAVRSAFLTLAKAEPARYSLLDAAQPLAQVQHAIDALLPKLLERARG, from the coding sequence GTGACTGGCTTGTTTATTACCCTGGAAGGCCCGGAAGGCGCCGGCAAAAGCACCAACCGCGATTACCTGGCCGAGCGCTTGCGCGCCGAGGGTGTTGAAGTGGTGCTGACCCGTGAGCCTGGCGGCACGCCGTTGGCCGAACGCATTCGTGAAGTGCTGTTGGCTCCAGGTGAAGAACAGATGAACCCGGACACCGAGCTGCTGCTGGTGTTTGCTGCCCGTGCCCAGCACCTGGCTGAAGTGATCCGCCCGGCACTCGCGCGCGGCGCCGTGGTGATTTGCGATCGTTTTACCGATTCCACCTATGCCTACCAGGGCGGTGGCCGTGGCTTGTCCCTGGAGCGCATCGCTGCACTGGAAACCTTCGTCCAGGGCGATTTGCGCCCCGACCTGACCCTGCTGTTCGATCTGCCGGTGGAAGTCGGTATGGCGCGTGCCAGTGCCCGCGGTCGCCTGGACCGCTTCGAGCTGGAAGGGCATGCGTTCTTCGAAGCCGTGCGCTCTGCATTCCTCACGCTCGCCAAGGCTGAGCCGGCGCGTTACTCCCTGCTGGACGCGGCCCAGCCGCTGGCTCAGGTACAACACGCCATTGACGCTCTGCTACCCAAACTCCTGGAGCGCGCCCGTGGCTGA
- the mltG gene encoding endolytic transglycosylase MltG → MIRKLVLLLQIGLVSAGLLLGFSAWKLDSALKQPLNLTQEQLLDVPAGSTPTGTFNRLEADGVLDGAFWLRLYWRFNLDGQPLHSGEYRMTPGLTAEGLIGLWQRGEVVQYSLTLVEGWNFRQVRSALAKHEKIVQTLSGLSDSQVMDKLGHAGVFPEGRFFPDTYRFVRGMTDVEFLKKAYNRLDDVLAQEWSKRAADAPYTDPYQALIMASLVEKETGVPEERGQIAGVFVRRMKIGMLLQTDPTVIYGLGERYTGKLTRAHLKEANPYNTYMIAGLPPTPIAMVGREAIHAALNPVSGSSLYFVARGDGSHIFSDDLDAHNAAVREFQLKRRADYRSSPAPVVKPLEDPAAPADAPTHAPVVKPSEDPAPPADVPTQAPVEKPTEPAPATAAPQSPQ, encoded by the coding sequence TTGATACGAAAACTGGTTTTACTGCTGCAGATCGGCCTGGTCTCGGCAGGCTTGCTGCTGGGCTTCTCGGCCTGGAAGCTCGACTCTGCCTTGAAGCAGCCCCTGAATCTGACCCAGGAACAATTGCTCGATGTGCCTGCCGGGTCGACCCCGACGGGTACCTTCAATCGCCTTGAAGCCGACGGTGTGCTTGATGGCGCTTTCTGGTTACGCCTTTACTGGCGCTTCAACCTCGATGGCCAGCCGCTGCACAGCGGCGAATACCGCATGACGCCTGGCCTGACCGCTGAAGGCCTGATCGGTTTGTGGCAGCGTGGCGAAGTGGTGCAATACAGCCTGACGCTGGTGGAAGGCTGGAACTTCCGTCAGGTACGGTCGGCCCTGGCCAAGCACGAAAAGATCGTGCAGACCTTGTCGGGCCTGAGCGACAGCCAAGTGATGGACAAGCTCGGCCACGCTGGCGTGTTCCCTGAAGGGCGATTCTTCCCTGATACCTATCGCTTCGTGCGCGGCATGACCGATGTCGAATTCCTGAAAAAGGCCTACAACCGCCTCGACGACGTCCTTGCCCAGGAGTGGAGCAAGCGCGCCGCCGATGCGCCGTACACCGACCCTTACCAAGCGCTGATCATGGCCTCCCTGGTAGAGAAAGAGACCGGCGTACCGGAAGAGCGCGGGCAGATCGCCGGCGTATTCGTGCGCCGCATGAAGATCGGCATGCTGTTGCAGACCGATCCGACGGTTATCTATGGCCTGGGCGAACGCTACACCGGCAAGCTGACCCGCGCTCATCTCAAGGAAGCCAACCCCTACAACACCTACATGATCGCCGGCCTGCCGCCGACGCCGATCGCGATGGTCGGCCGCGAGGCGATCCACGCAGCGCTGAACCCGGTGTCGGGCAGCAGCCTGTACTTCGTCGCCCGCGGTGATGGCAGCCATATTTTCTCCGATGACCTGGATGCGCATAATGCCGCCGTGCGTGAGTTTCAGCTCAAGCGCCGGGCCGACTATCGCTCCAGCCCGGCGCCGGTGGTAAAACCATTGGAAGACCCGGCGGCTCCGGCCGATGCGCCGACTCACGCGCCGGTGGTGAAACCATCGGAAGACCCGGCGCCACCTGCCGATGTGCCGACTCAAGCGCCGGTTGAAAAGCCGACCGAGCCTGCGCCGGCCACCGCCGCGCCGCAAAGCCCGCAATGA
- the pabC gene encoding aminodeoxychorismate lyase: MHSWVDGQPADSVPLKDRGLAYGDGLFETIAVKAGQPVLLDRHLQRLAEGCRRLALVADQTLIRSEVLAYAAALGDGVLKLILTRGDSLRGYGINPGAPVRRILQGSPPATYPHAHGTDGIRLFPCATRLAEQPLLAGLKHLNRLEQVIARAEWQDAEHAEGLMLDMSGRVIEGVFSNLFLVRNGLLLTADLNRCGVAGVMRAEVLAQAQALGIPLAVADISLEQLRQADEVFVCNSVYGIWPVRGCAAMSWSVGPLTRKLQGIVRALLDI; encoded by the coding sequence ATGCACAGCTGGGTCGACGGTCAGCCAGCGGACAGCGTGCCCCTGAAAGATCGCGGCCTGGCGTATGGCGACGGGCTGTTCGAGACCATTGCCGTCAAGGCCGGGCAGCCAGTGCTGCTCGACCGCCACCTGCAACGCCTCGCTGAGGGTTGCCGGCGCCTCGCCTTGGTTGCGGATCAAACGCTGATCCGCAGCGAAGTGTTGGCGTATGCCGCCGCCCTTGGCGACGGTGTACTCAAGTTGATCCTCACCCGTGGCGACAGCCTGCGCGGGTATGGCATCAATCCCGGCGCTCCGGTGCGCCGTATCTTGCAGGGCAGTCCGCCCGCTACCTATCCCCATGCTCACGGAACCGATGGCATCCGCCTGTTTCCGTGTGCTACTCGCTTGGCCGAGCAGCCGTTGCTGGCCGGTCTCAAGCACCTTAATCGTCTCGAACAAGTGATCGCCCGCGCTGAGTGGCAAGATGCCGAACATGCCGAAGGCTTGATGCTGGATATGTCCGGACGCGTCATTGAGGGCGTTTTCAGCAATCTGTTTCTAGTGCGCAACGGCTTGTTACTAACCGCTGATCTGAATCGTTGTGGCGTTGCCGGGGTGATGCGCGCGGAGGTTCTGGCACAGGCACAGGCGCTGGGCATCCCGTTGGCCGTGGCCGACATCAGCCTTGAGCAGTTGCGGCAGGCTGACGAAGTCTTCGTGTGCAACAGCGTTTATGGCATTTGGCCGGTGCGTGGTTGCGCTGCGATGAGCTGGTCGGTTGGGCCGCTCACCCGTAAACTGCAGGGCATTGTTCGCGCGCTATTGGATATTTGA
- the fabF gene encoding beta-ketoacyl-ACP synthase II, with protein sequence MSRRRVVVTGMGMLSPLGTDVPSSWQGILAGHSGIGLIEHTDLSAYSTRFGGSVKGFNVEEYLSIKESRKLDLFIQYGLAAGFQAVRNAGLEVTDANRERIGVAMGSGIGGLTNIEETSRTLHDSGPRRISPFFVPGSIINMISGFLSIHLGAQGPNYAIATACTTGTHCIGMAARNIAYDEADVMIAGGAEMAACGLGMGGFGASRALSTRNDEPTRASRPWDKGRDGFVLSDGAGALVLEELEHAKARGATIYAELIGFGMSGDAYHMTSPPADGAGAARCITNALRDAKVNPDQVQYINAHGTSTPTGDLAEAEAIKSVFGEHAYKLAVSSTKSMTGHLLGAAGAVEAIFSVMAIKDQVAPPTINLDEPDEGCDLNFVPHEAQPMPIDVAISNSFGFGGTNGSLVFRRFAE encoded by the coding sequence GTGTCGCGTAGACGCGTCGTAGTCACCGGTATGGGTATGTTGTCGCCACTGGGTACGGATGTGCCGAGCAGTTGGCAGGGCATTCTTGCTGGCCACAGTGGTATTGGTCTGATCGAACACACGGACCTTTCTGCCTATTCCACCCGTTTTGGCGGCTCGGTAAAGGGCTTCAATGTCGAGGAATATCTCTCGATCAAAGAATCCCGCAAACTCGACCTGTTCATTCAATACGGCCTGGCAGCCGGTTTTCAGGCGGTGCGTAATGCCGGCCTGGAAGTAACCGACGCCAACCGTGAGCGCATCGGCGTGGCCATGGGTTCGGGTATTGGTGGTTTGACCAATATCGAAGAAACCAGCCGCACCTTGCACGATTCCGGCCCCCGTCGAATTTCACCGTTCTTCGTGCCGGGCTCGATCATCAATATGATTTCCGGTTTCCTGTCGATCCACTTGGGCGCACAGGGACCTAACTACGCCATCGCCACGGCTTGCACCACAGGCACGCACTGCATCGGCATGGCCGCACGCAACATTGCCTATGACGAAGCCGACGTGATGATCGCCGGTGGCGCCGAAATGGCCGCCTGCGGGCTGGGCATGGGCGGCTTCGGCGCGTCCCGTGCGCTGTCGACTCGCAACGATGAGCCGACCCGGGCCAGCCGACCGTGGGACAAGGGCCGTGACGGCTTTGTACTGTCCGACGGTGCCGGTGCGCTGGTACTGGAAGAGCTGGAGCACGCCAAAGCGCGTGGTGCCACGATCTACGCCGAGCTGATTGGCTTTGGTATGAGCGGCGACGCCTACCACATGACCTCGCCGCCGGCCGACGGTGCCGGTGCTGCACGTTGCATCACCAACGCCTTGCGTGATGCGAAGGTCAACCCTGACCAGGTGCAGTACATCAACGCCCACGGCACCTCGACCCCGACCGGCGATTTGGCGGAAGCCGAAGCCATCAAGTCGGTGTTCGGCGAGCACGCGTACAAGCTGGCGGTCAGCTCCACCAAGTCCATGACCGGCCACCTGTTGGGTGCGGCGGGCGCGGTCGAGGCGATCTTCAGCGTGATGGCGATCAAGGATCAGGTCGCACCACCGACCATCAACCTTGATGAGCCGGACGAAGGCTGCGACCTGAACTTCGTGCCTCACGAAGCGCAGCCGATGCCGATCGACGTGGCGATTTCCAACTCGTTCGGTTTTGGTGGCACCAACGGTTCCCTGGTGTTCCGCCGGTTCGCTGAGTGA
- the acpP gene encoding acyl carrier protein: protein MSTIEERVKKIVAEQLGVKEEEVTNTASFVEDLGADSLDTVELVMALEEEFETEIPDEEAEKITTVQAAIDYVTAHQA, encoded by the coding sequence ATGAGCACCATCGAAGAGCGCGTCAAGAAAATCGTCGCCGAGCAACTGGGCGTTAAAGAAGAAGAAGTGACCAACACTGCTTCCTTCGTAGAAGACCTGGGTGCCGATTCCCTTGACACCGTTGAGCTGGTGATGGCTCTGGAAGAGGAATTCGAGACCGAAATCCCGGACGAAGAAGCTGAAAAAATCACTACCGTTCAAGCTGCTATCGACTACGTTACTGCCCACCAGGCGTAA
- the fabG gene encoding 3-oxoacyl-ACP reductase FabG codes for MSLQGKVALVTGASRGIGQAIALELGRQGAVVIGTATSASGAERIAATLKENGVQGTGLELNVTSDESVAAVLAQITAQFGAPAILVNNAGITRDNLMMRMKDDEWYDVVDTNLNSLFRLSKGVLRGMTKARWGRIINIGSVVGAMGNAGQVNYAAAKAGLEGFSRALAREVGSRSITVNSVAPGFIDTDMTRELPEAQREALLTQIPLGRLGQAQEIANVVTFLASDGAAYVTGATIPVNGGMYMS; via the coding sequence ATGAGTCTGCAAGGTAAAGTTGCACTGGTTACCGGCGCCAGCCGTGGTATTGGCCAGGCGATTGCCCTCGAACTGGGCCGTCAGGGCGCTGTTGTGATCGGCACCGCTACTTCCGCTTCGGGTGCCGAGCGTATCGCCGCCACCTTGAAGGAAAACGGCGTGCAGGGCACCGGCCTGGAGCTGAACGTGACCAGTGATGAGTCGGTTGCTGCTGTATTGGCCCAGATCACTGCACAATTTGGCGCGCCGGCTATTCTGGTAAACAACGCTGGTATCACCCGCGACAACCTGATGATGCGTATGAAAGACGACGAGTGGTACGACGTGGTCGATACCAACTTGAACAGTCTGTTTCGCCTGTCCAAGGGGGTTTTGCGCGGCATGACCAAGGCGCGTTGGGGCCGAATTATCAATATTGGCTCTGTAGTGGGTGCCATGGGCAACGCAGGCCAAGTAAACTACGCAGCCGCCAAAGCCGGTCTGGAAGGTTTCAGTCGTGCATTGGCACGTGAAGTCGGTTCGCGGTCGATTACGGTCAACTCGGTAGCCCCAGGGTTCATCGACACCGATATGACCCGTGAACTGCCGGAAGCACAGCGTGAAGCTTTGCTGACACAGATTCCGCTGGGCCGTCTGGGCCAGGCTCAAGAGATCGCGAATGTGGTCACTTTCCTGGCATCCGACGGTGCGGCATACGTGACTGGGGCTACAATCCCGGTGAACGGCGGGATGTACATGAGTTAA
- the fabD gene encoding ACP S-malonyltransferase: protein MSTSLAFVFPGQGSQSLGMLAELGAQHPLILETFKEASDALGYDLWALTQQGPEEQLNQTDKTQPAILTASIALWRLWLAEGGARPAYVAGHSLGEYSALVAAGSLTLAEAVKLVERRGQLMQEAVPAGQGGMAAILGLDDAVVIEACSEAAQGEVVSAVNFNSPGQVVIAGAKAAVERAIEGCKARGAKRALPLPVSVPSHCELMRPAAERFAESIAAINWQAPQIPLVQNVSAAVAVDLDTLKRDLLEQLYKPVRWVESVQTLAANGATELVECGPGKVLAGLNKRCADGVSTANLNTPDAFAAARAALA, encoded by the coding sequence ATGTCTACATCCCTCGCATTCGTCTTTCCAGGGCAGGGTTCGCAGTCCCTCGGCATGTTGGCCGAGCTGGGCGCGCAACATCCGCTGATCCTGGAAACCTTCAAGGAAGCTTCCGATGCCCTGGGTTACGACCTGTGGGCACTGACCCAGCAGGGGCCGGAAGAGCAACTCAATCAAACCGATAAAACCCAGCCGGCCATCCTGACCGCTTCGATCGCCCTGTGGCGCTTGTGGCTGGCGGAAGGCGGCGCGCGCCCGGCTTACGTGGCCGGTCACAGCCTGGGCGAATACAGCGCTCTGGTGGCTGCGGGCAGCCTGACCCTCGCTGAAGCGGTCAAGCTGGTCGAGCGTCGTGGTCAGTTGATGCAAGAAGCCGTTCCGGCCGGGCAGGGCGGCATGGCCGCTATCCTGGGTCTGGACGATGCCGTTGTGATCGAGGCCTGCAGCGAGGCGGCCCAGGGCGAAGTAGTCAGCGCAGTGAACTTCAACTCCCCTGGCCAGGTGGTGATCGCTGGCGCCAAGGCGGCTGTTGAGCGTGCCATCGAAGGCTGCAAGGCCCGTGGCGCCAAGCGCGCCTTGCCATTGCCGGTGAGCGTGCCGTCCCACTGTGAGCTGATGCGCCCGGCCGCCGAGCGTTTTGCCGAGTCCATCGCCGCCATCAATTGGCAGGCGCCGCAGATCCCGCTGGTGCAGAACGTCAGCGCGGCCGTGGCCGTCGACCTCGACACCCTCAAGCGCGACCTGCTGGAGCAGCTCTACAAGCCAGTGCGTTGGGTCGAGTCGGTCCAGACCCTGGCTGCCAACGGCGCCACCGAGCTGGTTGAGTGTGGCCCGGGCAAGGTCCTGGCCGGCCTGAACAAGCGCTGCGCCGACGGCGTATCCACCGCCAACCTCAATACACCTGACGCCTTCGCTGCCGCTCGCGCGGCGCTGGCCTGA
- the plsX gene encoding phosphate acyltransferase PlsX, with amino-acid sequence MSAQVIAIDAMGGDFGPRSIVQACIASLSATPSLHLTLVGQPSLLEELIASHPAVDRARLTVTAASETISMDEKPAVALRGKPDSSMRVALELLRDGKVQACVSAGNTGALMALSRHVLKTLPGIDRPAMVAAIPTQKGYCQLLDLGANVDCSAEHLFQFAVMGSVAAEALGVARPRVALLNIGTEDIKGNQQVKLAASLLQGARGLNYIGFVEGDGLYRGEADVVVCDGFVGNILLKSSEGLATMIATRIEALFKQSLASRLVGALALPLMRRLQADLAPARHNGASFLGLQGIVVKSHGSAGVQGFQSAIARALIEIQENLPQRLRGRLEDLLP; translated from the coding sequence TTGTCTGCTCAAGTCATCGCGATTGACGCAATGGGCGGGGACTTCGGTCCCCGCAGCATTGTTCAGGCTTGCATCGCCAGCCTGTCTGCAACGCCCTCGCTGCACCTGACCCTCGTCGGTCAACCCTCCCTCCTTGAAGAATTGATTGCCAGCCATCCGGCGGTGGATCGCGCGCGCCTGACTGTTACAGCGGCCAGCGAAACCATCAGCATGGATGAAAAGCCGGCGGTCGCCCTTCGCGGCAAGCCTGATTCTTCAATGCGGGTGGCGCTTGAGTTGTTGCGTGATGGCAAGGTGCAAGCCTGTGTCAGTGCCGGCAACACCGGAGCGTTGATGGCATTGTCGCGGCATGTGCTCAAGACGCTGCCCGGTATCGATCGGCCAGCGATGGTCGCGGCGATTCCCACGCAGAAAGGCTATTGCCAGTTGCTCGACCTGGGTGCAAACGTCGATTGCAGCGCCGAGCACCTGTTCCAGTTCGCTGTGATGGGCTCGGTGGCCGCAGAGGCGCTGGGTGTGGCTCGTCCGCGTGTGGCCCTGCTGAATATCGGCACCGAAGACATCAAGGGCAACCAACAGGTCAAGCTCGCTGCCAGCCTGTTACAAGGGGCTCGGGGCTTGAATTACATCGGTTTCGTCGAAGGTGACGGTTTGTACCGGGGCGAGGCGGATGTGGTGGTGTGTGACGGGTTTGTCGGCAATATCCTGCTCAAGTCCAGCGAGGGCCTGGCGACAATGATCGCCACGCGTATCGAGGCCTTGTTCAAGCAGAGCCTGGCGTCACGTTTGGTAGGCGCCCTGGCGCTGCCGTTGATGCGCCGCTTGCAGGCTGATCTCGCGCCGGCGCGGCACAACGGTGCAAGCTTTCTCGGGCTGCAGGGCATTGTGGTGAAAAGCCACGGCTCGGCCGGTGTGCAGGGCTTTCAGAGTGCGATTGCGCGAGCGCTGATCGAGATTCAGGAAAACCTGCCGCAACGCTTGCGCGGCCGTCTTGAGGATCTGTTGCCTTAG
- the rpmF gene encoding 50S ribosomal protein L32 → MAVQQNKKSRSARDMRRSHDALTASTLSVEKTTGEIHLRHHVSPEGVYRGRKVIDKGADE, encoded by the coding sequence ATGGCTGTTCAGCAGAACAAAAAATCCCGTTCCGCCCGTGACATGCGTCGTTCGCACGATGCCCTGACGGCGAGCACTCTGTCTGTAGAAAAAACCACCGGTGAAATTCACCTGCGTCACCACGTATCGCCAGAAGGCGTATACCGTGGTCGTAAAGTGATCGACAAGGGCGCTGACGAGTAA
- a CDS encoding YceD family protein, whose translation MLNDPIPPHVDPRKLADRGTSLQGELLLADLERLCDPLSDTVGTVQAKFVFERDERKSVVIHSFIDTEVKMVCQRCLELVTLPIHSECSYAVVKEGANTQSLPKGYDVLELGEDPLDLHALIEEELLLALPIVPAHHPEECQQPEGLDDEAEPSEDEVTRSNPFSVLAQLKRDPNV comes from the coding sequence ATGTTGAATGACCCGATTCCACCTCACGTTGACCCGCGCAAATTGGCAGATCGTGGCACTTCCCTTCAAGGTGAATTGCTGCTGGCCGATTTGGAGAGACTCTGCGACCCGCTTTCCGACACTGTCGGTACGGTGCAGGCCAAATTTGTTTTTGAACGAGATGAACGTAAATCTGTGGTAATCCACAGCTTTATCGACACCGAAGTCAAAATGGTTTGCCAGCGTTGTCTTGAGCTGGTCACCCTGCCGATCCACAGCGAATGCAGTTATGCCGTGGTGAAGGAGGGTGCGAATACCCAGTCGTTGCCGAAAGGTTATGACGTGCTGGAACTGGGCGAAGATCCTTTGGATCTGCATGCACTGATCGAGGAGGAGCTTTTGCTCGCCTTGCCCATTGTGCCTGCTCATCATCCGGAAGAATGCCAGCAGCCGGAGGGTCTCGATGACGAGGCCGAACCGAGCGAGGACGAGGTAACGCGGTCCAACCCGTTCAGTGTATTGGCGCAGTTAAAGCGTGACCCAAACGTTTAG